In Miscanthus floridulus cultivar M001 chromosome 5, ASM1932011v1, whole genome shotgun sequence, one genomic interval encodes:
- the LOC136449825 gene encoding protein argonaute 4A-like, with product MESHNGEADDLPPPPPLAAGVEPLKADETKAPLKLRSPVQRNGFGRKGQQIKLITNHFKVSLMNAADYFYHYYVNLKYEDDTPVDRKGPGRKVIEKLQQTYAAELANKDFAYDGEKSLFTIGALPQVKNEFTVVVDDVSTGKTPANGSPGNDSPPGSDRKRIRRPYNTKTYKVELSFAAKIPMSAISQALRGQESEHTQEAIRVIDIILRQHSAKQGCLLVRQSFFHNNPSNFVDLGGGVVGCRGFHSSFRATQSGLSLNIDVSTTMIVKPGPVIDFLLANQKVSDPSMIDWAKAKRALKNLRIKTSPANQEQKIVGLSDRPCREQLFTLKHKNGNGDSEEITVFDYFVKNRGIELQYSGDLPCINVGKPKRPTYFPVELCSLLPLQRYTKALSTLQRSSLVEKSRQKPQERMSVLHDVLQRSNYDAEPMLKACGITIARSFTEVDGRVLQPPKLKAGNGEDIFTRNGRWNFNNKRLIRASSVEKWAVVNFSARCNVRDLVRDLTKCGGMKGIMVEAPFDVFDENPSMRRSPAVRRVEDMFEQVKTKLPGAPKFLLCVLAERKNSDIYGPWKKKCLAEFGIVTQCVAPTRVNDQYLTNVLLKINAKLGGMNSLLQIETSPAIPLVSKVPTIILGMDVSHGSPGHSDVPSIAAVVSSREWPLISKYRASVRTQSPKMEMIDSLFKPREAEDDGLIRECLIDFYTSSGKRKPDQVIIFRDGVSESQFNQVLNIELLQIIEACKFLDEKWNPKFTLIIAQKNHHTKFFIPGKPDNVPPGTVVDNKVCHPRNFDFYMCSHAGMIGTTRPTHYHILHDEIGFNPDDLQELVHSLSYVYQRSTTAISVVAPICYAHLAAAQVGQFIKFDEMSETSSSHGGHTSAGSVPVQELPRLHEKVRSSMFFC from the exons ATGGAGTCTCACAATGGAGAGGCTGATGACTTGCCTCCACCACCTCCTTTGGCTGCTGGTGTTGAGCCACTTAAAGCTGATGAAACAAAGGCGCCATTGAAACTTAGGAGTCCGGTCCAGAGGAATGGCTTTGGCAGAAAGGGGCAGCAGATAAAACTGATAACAAATCACTTCAAAGTTTCTCTCATGAATGCTGCAGATTATTTCTATCACTATTAC GTCAATCTGAAGTATGAAGATGATACACCGGTTGATCGCAAAGGGCCGGGAAGAAAAGTGATCGAAAAACTGCAGCAAACTTATGCTGCTGAACTTGCAAATAAAGATTTTGCATATGATGGTGAGAAGAGCCTGTTCACAATTGGTGCTCTTCCTCAAGTTAAAAACGAGTTCACTGTCGTGGTGGATGATGTTTCAACTGGAAA GACTCCTGCAAATGGCAGTCCAGGCAATGACAGTCCTCCTGGAAGTGACAGGAAAAGGATCAGAAGGCCTTATAATACAAAGACATACAAGGTCGAACTCTCTTTTGCTGCAAAAATTCCCATGAGTGCAATCTCACAGGCCTTGAGAGGTCAGGAATCAGAGCACACTCAGGAAGCAATTCGAGTGATTGACATTATTCTGAGGCAGCACTCAGCTAAGCA GGGTTGCCTATTAGTAAGGCAATCATTCTTCCACAACAATCCTTCCAACTTTGTTGACCTGGGTGGTGGTGTAGTGGGCTGTAGAGGGTTTCATTCTAGTTTTCGTGCAACCCAGAGTGGACTTTCACTCAATATCG ATGTGTCCACCACAATGATTGTGAAACCTGGTCCTGTCATTGATTTTCTGCTTGCCAATCAGAAAGTTAGTGATCCAAGCATGATTGATTGGGCTAAG GCCAAGCGTGCACTGAAGAACTTACGGATAAAAACAAGTCCAGCGAACCAAGAGCAGAAGATTGTTGGTCTCAGTGACAGACCTTGCCGTGAGCAATT ATTCACACTGAAACATAAAAATGGCAATGGTGACTCTGAAGAGATCACTGTTTTTGATTACTTCGTAAAGAACCGTGGCATAGAGCTGCAATACTCTGGTGATCTTCCTTGTATCAATGTGGGAAAACCAAAGCGGCCAACATATTTTCCAGTTGAG TTATGCAGTCTTCTGCCTTTACAAAGATACACTAAAGCTTTGAGCACACTACAGAGGTcgtcacttgttgagaaatctAGGCAGAAACCACAAGAAAGGATGTCTGTTTTGCATGAT GTACTGCAAAGAAGCAACTATGATGCAGAGCCCATGCTGAAGGCATGCGGGATTACAATTGCTAGAAGTTTCACAGAAGTTGATGGTAGGGTACTGCAGCCCCCCAAG CTTAAAGCTGGGAATGGAGAAGACATTTTTACACGCAATGGTAGATGGAACTTCAACAATAAG AGGCTCATTAGAGCTAGCAGTGTCGAGAAATGGGCAGTGGTCAACTTTTCTGCACGATGCAATGTCAGGGATCTTGTCCGTGATCTCACCAAGTGTGGAGGCATGAAGGGGATT ATGGTTGAAGCACCTTTCGATGTATTTGATGAGAATCCTTCAATGAGACGGTCACCTGCTGTAAGAAGGGttgaagacatgtttgaacaagtgaaaactAAGCTTCCTGGAGCACCCAAGTTTCTTTTGTGTGTTCTAGCTGAAAGGAAGAATTCTGATATTTATG GGCCTTGGAAGAAGAAATGCCTTGCTGAATTTGGGATCGTAACACAGTGCGTGGCACCAACTAGAGTCAATGATCAGTATCTTACAAATGTCCTACTAAAGATAAATGCAAAG TTGGGTGGCATGAATTCGTTGCTCCAAATTGAGACATCCCCAGCAATTCCTCTCGTATCCAAGGTCCCAACTATAATCTTGGGAATGGATGTATCCCACGGCTCTCCTGGGCATTCTGATGTACCGTCCATTGCTGCT GTTGTTAGTTCTCGTGAATGGCCTCTTATCTCGAAATACAGAGCTTCTGTCCGCACCCAATCACCTAAAATGGAAATGATTGACTCATTGTTTAAGCCACGGGAAGCTGAAGATGATGGTCTGATCCG GGAGTGTCTGATTGACTTCTACACCAGTTCTGGGAAGAGAAAGCCTGACCAAGTCATCATCTTCAG GGATGGTGTTAGCGAAAGTCAGTTTAATCAGGTGCTGAACATTGAGTTGCTACAAATCATCGAG GCTTGCAAATTTCTTGATGAGAAATGGAATCCGAAGTTCACGTTGATTATTGCCCAGAAGAACCATCACACTAAATTTTTCATTCCTGGAAAGCCAGATAATGTTCCACCTG GGACTGTTGTGGACAACAAAGTCTGCCATCCAAGGAACTTTGACTTCTACATGTGTTCACATGCTGGAATGATC GGGACTACGAGGCCAACTCACTATCACATCCTGCATGATGAGATAGGCTTCAACCCTGATGACCTGCAGGAGCTGGTGCATTCCCTTTCTTATGT GTACCAAAGGAGCACAACAGCCATATCAGTTG TTGCTCCCATCTGCTATGCACATCTTGCAGCTGCTCAAgtcggccagttcataaagtttgatgagatgtcagagacgtcctccagccatggcggccatacttcGGCGGGCAGCGTCCCTGTCCAGGAGCTGCCCCGTCTGCATGAGAAAGTCAGGAGTTCGatgttcttctgctga
- the LOC136451943 gene encoding probable glucuronosyltransferase Os10g0205300 has translation MAAALPFSPRRPFLSPCFILCFLLGFAGGLFPFAHHHLHLHLHHLPLPVPDPPPAAPTQALVRPTPPTTLIVVTPTRARPLQAYYLHRLAHTLRLVPQPLLWLVVDRGAATRETADLLRGCGLMYRHLPSSDRGDAPDARRRAPEHTAERGLPSQRNAALDHIEHHRIHGLVYFADEDNVYSLDLFHQLRGIRSFGTWPVAMLGVGKSKTLLEGPVCDNSQVVGWHTNERDKRQRRFHVNTSGFAFNSSMLWDADKRAHQAWNYIRLLDTVRDGLQATTFIEQLIEDETHMEGIPTGCSKIMNVNLRLEDKHLVYPKGWQMTENLDVLIPL, from the exons ATGGCGGCGGCTCTGCCGTTCTCGCCGCGGCGGCCCTTCTTGTCGCCGTGCTTCATCCTCTGCTTCCTCCTCGGCTTCGCCGGCGGCCTCTTCCCCTTCgcgcaccaccacctccacctccacctccaccacctcccgCTCCCGGTCCCGGACCCTCCTCCCGCTGCGCCGACCCAGGCCCTAGTCCGGCCGACGCCGCCGACGACCCTGATCGTCGTGACGCCGACCCGCGCGCGCCCGCTGCAGGCGTACTACCTGCACCGCCTCGCGCACACGCTTCGCCTCGTCCCGCAGCCGCTGCTCTGGCTCGTCGTCGACCGCGGCGCCGCCACGCGCGAGACCGCGGACCTGCTCCGCGGCTGCGGCCTCATGTACCGCCACCTCCCCTCCTCCGACCGCGGCGACGCGCCCGATGCTCGCCGGAGGGCGCCCGAGCATACGGCGGAGCGCGGCCTGCCGAGCCAGAGGAACGCGGCGCTCGACCACATCGAGCACCACCGCATCCACGGCCTCGTCTACTTCGCCGACGAGGACAACGTGTATTCCCTTGACCTCTTCCATCAGCTTCGCGGCATAAG GAGTTTTGGCACCTGGCCAGTCGCAATGCTGGGCGTGGGGAAGAGCAAGACACTTCTGGAAGGGCCAGTTTGTGACAACAGCCAGGTAGTAGGGTGGCACACGAACGAGAGGGACAAGAGGCAACGAAGGTTTCATGTGAATACTTCGGGCTTTGCTTTCAATAGCAGTATGCTCTGGGATGCCGACAAGAGGGCTCATCAGGCGTGGAATTACATCCGGCTTCTGGACACGGTCAGAGATGGGTTGCAG GCAACAACATTTATAGAACAGCTTATAGAAGATGAAACTCATATGGAGGGCATACCAACTGGTTGTTCAAAAATTATGAATGTTAATCTTCGTCTAGAAGATAAACATCTTGTATATCCAAAGGGGTGGCAAATGACAGAAAACCTGGATGTATTAATTCCTCTCTGA